The Panicum hallii strain FIL2 chromosome 9, PHallii_v3.1, whole genome shotgun sequence genome has a window encoding:
- the LOC112877321 gene encoding YTH domain-containing family protein 1-like isoform X3: MAAIAPPPAPAPAAPAPTAAAAAPAPAPAAVPVADQTTDLLQKLSLDSQPKAADATEPAGTKKGAAASQPLSVSIPPERSITPVLQDFMDPNLFYLPAYYYGGYDGSMSEWDDYPRYLNPDGVEIAPAVYGDIYGYGYAPYGAYSPASSPVPTVDGQMFGAQHYQYPTAYFQPPTPVPSSNQGDLQSSVNPEKPAAKADPAKPTANGVPNGTAHSNSGTVPLASSHQNSSLTPDGTYRAPLLGGVPSAGYLDTTYGYDSTGTHFAWYDGSAYANGQQRTTTTNHMPPSTFSGNASSARNQTKSSTNQQMQGMQNRRPTTTAGSVTPTYPNRMYPSSRPYAQYGNSIKTGLPYGSNGYDSRIYGRWGLGMDNRYRPRGRANGYYGYGSESQDGTIELNRGPRSGRFKNQKLYGHTVTIAVKGQSLPSDESKNDSAVPDRAQFNRDEFPVQYDAAKFFVIKSYSEDDIHKSIKYNVWASTTNGNKKLDAAYQEAQSKGSACPIFLFFSVNTSGQFVGVAEMTGAVDFEKTLEYWQQDKWNGSFSVKWHIVKDVPNNMLKHIILENNENKPVTNSRDTQEIHLEQGLQMLKIFKEHVSKTSILDDFAFYESRQKLMQDKRAKQQQIQKQVWDSRAPISVTTGEQQQEVANGKPKPSVPNGVNGEVKAPTENGAPPAVSYAAKVAQTATEKPALANGVAKTG, translated from the exons ATGGCAGCCATCGCGCCGCCCCCGGcacccgcgcccgccgcgccggcgccgactgccgccgccgccgctccggcccCGGCTCCTGCCGCCGTCCCTGTCGCGGATC AAACCACGGATCTGCTGCAGAAGCTGTCGCTGGATTCGCAGCCCAAGGCGGCGGATGCAACGGAGCCTGCCGGTACCAAGAAG GGTGCTGCAGCTAGCCAGCCGCTGAGCGTGTCTATCCCGCCGGAGCGGTCCATTACGCCGGTGCTTCAAGACTTTATGGATCCCAACCTGTTCTATCTGCCAGCGTATTACTACGGAG GCTACGACGGTTCCATGAGCGAGTGGGATGATTATCCTAGATATCTAAATCCAGATGGAGTGGAGATTGCCCCA GCAGTATATGGCGATATTTATGGGTATGGGTATGCTCCTTATGGTGCATACTCTCCTGCCAGTTCCCCAGTTCCAACAGTTGATGGTCAGATGTTTGGTGCGCAGCATTATCAGTATCCAACTGCATATTTTCAGCCTCCTACACCAGTTCCTTCTTCCAATCAAGGCGACCTTCAGTCTTCTGTCAATCCTGAAAAACCAGCAGCTAAAGCTGACCCTGCCAAGCCTACCGCTAACGGTGTTCCTAATGGTACTGCTCACAGTAACAGCGGAACTGTACCCCTTGCGTCAAGCCACCAAAATTCATCACTGACGCCTGATGGAACTTATAGGGCACCCTTGCTAGGTGGAGTTCCTTCTGCTGGTTACCTGGACACAACATATGGGTATGACAGCACAGGAACACACTTTGCATGGTATGATGGCTCTGCTTATGCAAATGGACAGCAAAGAACAACTACAACTAATCATATGCCACCCTCGACTTTCAGTGGTAATGCTTCCTCAGCAAGAAATCAGACCAAGAGCTCCACGAATCAACAGATG CAGGGTATGCAGAATCGAAGACCTACAACTACAGCAGGATCAGTGACGCCTACATATCCAAATAGGATGTATCCTAGCTCCCGACCTTACGCCCAGTATGGGAATTCAATAAAAACTGGTCTTCCTTACGGCAGTAACGGTTACGACTCCAGGATATATGGTCGATGGGGTCTTGGTATGGATAACAGGTACAGGCCTAGGGGCCGTGCTAATGGATACTATGGTTACGGCAGTGAGAGCCAGGATGGAACAATTGAGTTGAACAGAGGTCCTAGATCTGGACGTTTCAAGAACCAGAAATTATATGGTCATACAGTTACTATTGCTGTGAAAGGGCAGAGCCTTCCTTCTGATGAAAGCAAGAATGATAGTGCTGTACCTGATAGAGCACAGTTCAACAGAGATGAATTCCCTGTTCAATACGATGCTGCAAAGTTCTTTGTCATTAAATCTTACAGCGAGGATGATATCCACAAGAGTATAAAATACAATGTGTGGGCTAGCACCACCAATGGAAACAAGAAGCTTGATGCGGCTTATCAAGAAGCTCAGTCAAAGGGCTCTGCGTGCCCTATATTCTTGTTTTTCTCG GTGAATACTAGTGGCCAGTTTGTTGGTGTTGCTGAAATGACTGGTGCTGTTGATTTTGAGAAAACCCTCGAGTACTGGCAACAGGACAAGTGGAATGGTTCCTTCTCTGTTAAGTGGCACATTGTCAAGGATGTTCCTAACAATATGCTCAAGCACATCATTCTAGAGAACAATGAGAACAAGCCTGTCACGAATAGCCGTGACACACAAGAG ATACACCTTGAACAAGGCCTTCAGATGCTCAAGATATTCAAGGAGCATGTCAGCAAGACTTCCATCCTGGATGACTTTGCCTTCTATGAGAGCCGCCAGAAGTTGATGCAGGATAAGAGGGCGAAACAGCAGCAGATCCAAAAGCAG GTCTGGGACAGCAGGGCTCCCATTTCTGTCACAACTGGTGAGCAACAGCAGGAAGTTGCTAACGGGAAGCCAAAGCCATCTGTACCAAACGGGGTCAATGGAGAGGTGAAGGCTCCTACAGAGAACGGCGCTCCTCCTGCTGTTTCCTACGCTGCAAAGGTGGCCCAAACAGCAACCGAGAAGCCTGCTCTCGCCAATGGAGTTGCCAAGACCGGCTAG
- the LOC112877321 gene encoding YTH domain-containing family protein 1-like isoform X1 gives MAAIAPPPAPAPAAPAPTAAAAAPAPAPAAVPVADQTTDLLQKLSLDSQPKAADATEPAGTKKQGAAASQPLSVSIPPERSITPVLQDFMDPNLFYLPAYYYGGYDGSMSEWDDYPRYLNPDGVEIAPAVYGDIYGYGYAPYGAYSPASSPVPTVDGQMFGAQHYQYPTAYFQPPTPVPSSNQGDLQSSVNPEKPAAKADPAKPTANGVPNGTAHSNSGTVPLASSHQNSSLTPDGTYRAPLLGGVPSAGYLDTTYGYDSTGTHFAWYDGSAYANGQQRTTTTNHMPPSTFSGNASSARNQTKSSTNQQMQGMQNRRPTTTAGSVTPTYPNRMYPSSRPYAQYGNSIKTGLPYGSNGYDSRIYGRWGLGMDNRYRPRGRANGYYGYGSESQDGTIELNRGPRSGRFKNQKLYGHTVTIAVKGQSLPSDESKNDSAVPDRAQFNRDEFPVQYDAAKFFVIKSYSEDDIHKSIKYNVWASTTNGNKKLDAAYQEAQSKGSACPIFLFFSVNTSGQFVGVAEMTGAVDFEKTLEYWQQDKWNGSFSVKWHIVKDVPNNMLKHIILENNENKPVTNSRDTQEIHLEQGLQMLKIFKEHVSKTSILDDFAFYESRQKLMQDKRAKQQQIQKQVWDSRAPISVTTGEQQQEVANGKPKPSVPNGVNGEVKAPTENGAPPAVSYAAKVAQTATEKPALANGVAKTG, from the exons ATGGCAGCCATCGCGCCGCCCCCGGcacccgcgcccgccgcgccggcgccgactgccgccgccgccgctccggcccCGGCTCCTGCCGCCGTCCCTGTCGCGGATC AAACCACGGATCTGCTGCAGAAGCTGTCGCTGGATTCGCAGCCCAAGGCGGCGGATGCAACGGAGCCTGCCGGTACCAAGAAG CAGGGTGCTGCAGCTAGCCAGCCGCTGAGCGTGTCTATCCCGCCGGAGCGGTCCATTACGCCGGTGCTTCAAGACTTTATGGATCCCAACCTGTTCTATCTGCCAGCGTATTACTACGGAG GCTACGACGGTTCCATGAGCGAGTGGGATGATTATCCTAGATATCTAAATCCAGATGGAGTGGAGATTGCCCCA GCAGTATATGGCGATATTTATGGGTATGGGTATGCTCCTTATGGTGCATACTCTCCTGCCAGTTCCCCAGTTCCAACAGTTGATGGTCAGATGTTTGGTGCGCAGCATTATCAGTATCCAACTGCATATTTTCAGCCTCCTACACCAGTTCCTTCTTCCAATCAAGGCGACCTTCAGTCTTCTGTCAATCCTGAAAAACCAGCAGCTAAAGCTGACCCTGCCAAGCCTACCGCTAACGGTGTTCCTAATGGTACTGCTCACAGTAACAGCGGAACTGTACCCCTTGCGTCAAGCCACCAAAATTCATCACTGACGCCTGATGGAACTTATAGGGCACCCTTGCTAGGTGGAGTTCCTTCTGCTGGTTACCTGGACACAACATATGGGTATGACAGCACAGGAACACACTTTGCATGGTATGATGGCTCTGCTTATGCAAATGGACAGCAAAGAACAACTACAACTAATCATATGCCACCCTCGACTTTCAGTGGTAATGCTTCCTCAGCAAGAAATCAGACCAAGAGCTCCACGAATCAACAGATG CAGGGTATGCAGAATCGAAGACCTACAACTACAGCAGGATCAGTGACGCCTACATATCCAAATAGGATGTATCCTAGCTCCCGACCTTACGCCCAGTATGGGAATTCAATAAAAACTGGTCTTCCTTACGGCAGTAACGGTTACGACTCCAGGATATATGGTCGATGGGGTCTTGGTATGGATAACAGGTACAGGCCTAGGGGCCGTGCTAATGGATACTATGGTTACGGCAGTGAGAGCCAGGATGGAACAATTGAGTTGAACAGAGGTCCTAGATCTGGACGTTTCAAGAACCAGAAATTATATGGTCATACAGTTACTATTGCTGTGAAAGGGCAGAGCCTTCCTTCTGATGAAAGCAAGAATGATAGTGCTGTACCTGATAGAGCACAGTTCAACAGAGATGAATTCCCTGTTCAATACGATGCTGCAAAGTTCTTTGTCATTAAATCTTACAGCGAGGATGATATCCACAAGAGTATAAAATACAATGTGTGGGCTAGCACCACCAATGGAAACAAGAAGCTTGATGCGGCTTATCAAGAAGCTCAGTCAAAGGGCTCTGCGTGCCCTATATTCTTGTTTTTCTCG GTGAATACTAGTGGCCAGTTTGTTGGTGTTGCTGAAATGACTGGTGCTGTTGATTTTGAGAAAACCCTCGAGTACTGGCAACAGGACAAGTGGAATGGTTCCTTCTCTGTTAAGTGGCACATTGTCAAGGATGTTCCTAACAATATGCTCAAGCACATCATTCTAGAGAACAATGAGAACAAGCCTGTCACGAATAGCCGTGACACACAAGAG ATACACCTTGAACAAGGCCTTCAGATGCTCAAGATATTCAAGGAGCATGTCAGCAAGACTTCCATCCTGGATGACTTTGCCTTCTATGAGAGCCGCCAGAAGTTGATGCAGGATAAGAGGGCGAAACAGCAGCAGATCCAAAAGCAG GTCTGGGACAGCAGGGCTCCCATTTCTGTCACAACTGGTGAGCAACAGCAGGAAGTTGCTAACGGGAAGCCAAAGCCATCTGTACCAAACGGGGTCAATGGAGAGGTGAAGGCTCCTACAGAGAACGGCGCTCCTCCTGCTGTTTCCTACGCTGCAAAGGTGGCCCAAACAGCAACCGAGAAGCCTGCTCTCGCCAATGGAGTTGCCAAGACCGGCTAG
- the LOC112877321 gene encoding YTH domain-containing family protein 1-like isoform X2 produces MAAIAPPPAPAPAAPAPTAAAAAPAPAPAAVPVADQTTDLLQKLSLDSQPKAADATEPAGTKKQGAAASQPLSVSIPPERSITPVLQDFMDPNLFYLPAYYYGGYDGSMSEWDDYPRYLNPDGVEIAPAVYGDIYGYGYAPYGAYSPASSPVPTVDGQMFGAQHYQYPTAYFQPPTPVPSSNQGDLQSSVNPEKPAAKADPAKPTANGVPNGTAHSNSGTVPLASSHQNSSLTPDGTYRAPLLGGVPSAGYLDTTYGYDSTGTHFAWYDGSAYANGQQRTTTTNHMPPSTFSGNASSARNQTKSSTNQQMGMQNRRPTTTAGSVTPTYPNRMYPSSRPYAQYGNSIKTGLPYGSNGYDSRIYGRWGLGMDNRYRPRGRANGYYGYGSESQDGTIELNRGPRSGRFKNQKLYGHTVTIAVKGQSLPSDESKNDSAVPDRAQFNRDEFPVQYDAAKFFVIKSYSEDDIHKSIKYNVWASTTNGNKKLDAAYQEAQSKGSACPIFLFFSVNTSGQFVGVAEMTGAVDFEKTLEYWQQDKWNGSFSVKWHIVKDVPNNMLKHIILENNENKPVTNSRDTQEIHLEQGLQMLKIFKEHVSKTSILDDFAFYESRQKLMQDKRAKQQQIQKQVWDSRAPISVTTGEQQQEVANGKPKPSVPNGVNGEVKAPTENGAPPAVSYAAKVAQTATEKPALANGVAKTG; encoded by the exons ATGGCAGCCATCGCGCCGCCCCCGGcacccgcgcccgccgcgccggcgccgactgccgccgccgccgctccggcccCGGCTCCTGCCGCCGTCCCTGTCGCGGATC AAACCACGGATCTGCTGCAGAAGCTGTCGCTGGATTCGCAGCCCAAGGCGGCGGATGCAACGGAGCCTGCCGGTACCAAGAAG CAGGGTGCTGCAGCTAGCCAGCCGCTGAGCGTGTCTATCCCGCCGGAGCGGTCCATTACGCCGGTGCTTCAAGACTTTATGGATCCCAACCTGTTCTATCTGCCAGCGTATTACTACGGAG GCTACGACGGTTCCATGAGCGAGTGGGATGATTATCCTAGATATCTAAATCCAGATGGAGTGGAGATTGCCCCA GCAGTATATGGCGATATTTATGGGTATGGGTATGCTCCTTATGGTGCATACTCTCCTGCCAGTTCCCCAGTTCCAACAGTTGATGGTCAGATGTTTGGTGCGCAGCATTATCAGTATCCAACTGCATATTTTCAGCCTCCTACACCAGTTCCTTCTTCCAATCAAGGCGACCTTCAGTCTTCTGTCAATCCTGAAAAACCAGCAGCTAAAGCTGACCCTGCCAAGCCTACCGCTAACGGTGTTCCTAATGGTACTGCTCACAGTAACAGCGGAACTGTACCCCTTGCGTCAAGCCACCAAAATTCATCACTGACGCCTGATGGAACTTATAGGGCACCCTTGCTAGGTGGAGTTCCTTCTGCTGGTTACCTGGACACAACATATGGGTATGACAGCACAGGAACACACTTTGCATGGTATGATGGCTCTGCTTATGCAAATGGACAGCAAAGAACAACTACAACTAATCATATGCCACCCTCGACTTTCAGTGGTAATGCTTCCTCAGCAAGAAATCAGACCAAGAGCTCCACGAATCAACAGATG GGTATGCAGAATCGAAGACCTACAACTACAGCAGGATCAGTGACGCCTACATATCCAAATAGGATGTATCCTAGCTCCCGACCTTACGCCCAGTATGGGAATTCAATAAAAACTGGTCTTCCTTACGGCAGTAACGGTTACGACTCCAGGATATATGGTCGATGGGGTCTTGGTATGGATAACAGGTACAGGCCTAGGGGCCGTGCTAATGGATACTATGGTTACGGCAGTGAGAGCCAGGATGGAACAATTGAGTTGAACAGAGGTCCTAGATCTGGACGTTTCAAGAACCAGAAATTATATGGTCATACAGTTACTATTGCTGTGAAAGGGCAGAGCCTTCCTTCTGATGAAAGCAAGAATGATAGTGCTGTACCTGATAGAGCACAGTTCAACAGAGATGAATTCCCTGTTCAATACGATGCTGCAAAGTTCTTTGTCATTAAATCTTACAGCGAGGATGATATCCACAAGAGTATAAAATACAATGTGTGGGCTAGCACCACCAATGGAAACAAGAAGCTTGATGCGGCTTATCAAGAAGCTCAGTCAAAGGGCTCTGCGTGCCCTATATTCTTGTTTTTCTCG GTGAATACTAGTGGCCAGTTTGTTGGTGTTGCTGAAATGACTGGTGCTGTTGATTTTGAGAAAACCCTCGAGTACTGGCAACAGGACAAGTGGAATGGTTCCTTCTCTGTTAAGTGGCACATTGTCAAGGATGTTCCTAACAATATGCTCAAGCACATCATTCTAGAGAACAATGAGAACAAGCCTGTCACGAATAGCCGTGACACACAAGAG ATACACCTTGAACAAGGCCTTCAGATGCTCAAGATATTCAAGGAGCATGTCAGCAAGACTTCCATCCTGGATGACTTTGCCTTCTATGAGAGCCGCCAGAAGTTGATGCAGGATAAGAGGGCGAAACAGCAGCAGATCCAAAAGCAG GTCTGGGACAGCAGGGCTCCCATTTCTGTCACAACTGGTGAGCAACAGCAGGAAGTTGCTAACGGGAAGCCAAAGCCATCTGTACCAAACGGGGTCAATGGAGAGGTGAAGGCTCCTACAGAGAACGGCGCTCCTCCTGCTGTTTCCTACGCTGCAAAGGTGGCCCAAACAGCAACCGAGAAGCCTGCTCTCGCCAATGGAGTTGCCAAGACCGGCTAG
- the LOC112877321 gene encoding YTH domain-containing family protein 1-like isoform X4: protein MAAIAPPPAPAPAAPAPTAAAAAPAPAPAAVPVADQTTDLLQKLSLDSQPKAADATEPAGTKKGAAASQPLSVSIPPERSITPVLQDFMDPNLFYLPAYYYGGYDGSMSEWDDYPRYLNPDGVEIAPAVYGDIYGYGYAPYGAYSPASSPVPTVDGQMFGAQHYQYPTAYFQPPTPVPSSNQGDLQSSVNPEKPAAKADPAKPTANGVPNGTAHSNSGTVPLASSHQNSSLTPDGTYRAPLLGGVPSAGYLDTTYGYDSTGTHFAWYDGSAYANGQQRTTTTNHMPPSTFSGNASSARNQTKSSTNQQMGMQNRRPTTTAGSVTPTYPNRMYPSSRPYAQYGNSIKTGLPYGSNGYDSRIYGRWGLGMDNRYRPRGRANGYYGYGSESQDGTIELNRGPRSGRFKNQKLYGHTVTIAVKGQSLPSDESKNDSAVPDRAQFNRDEFPVQYDAAKFFVIKSYSEDDIHKSIKYNVWASTTNGNKKLDAAYQEAQSKGSACPIFLFFSVNTSGQFVGVAEMTGAVDFEKTLEYWQQDKWNGSFSVKWHIVKDVPNNMLKHIILENNENKPVTNSRDTQEIHLEQGLQMLKIFKEHVSKTSILDDFAFYESRQKLMQDKRAKQQQIQKQVWDSRAPISVTTGEQQQEVANGKPKPSVPNGVNGEVKAPTENGAPPAVSYAAKVAQTATEKPALANGVAKTG from the exons ATGGCAGCCATCGCGCCGCCCCCGGcacccgcgcccgccgcgccggcgccgactgccgccgccgccgctccggcccCGGCTCCTGCCGCCGTCCCTGTCGCGGATC AAACCACGGATCTGCTGCAGAAGCTGTCGCTGGATTCGCAGCCCAAGGCGGCGGATGCAACGGAGCCTGCCGGTACCAAGAAG GGTGCTGCAGCTAGCCAGCCGCTGAGCGTGTCTATCCCGCCGGAGCGGTCCATTACGCCGGTGCTTCAAGACTTTATGGATCCCAACCTGTTCTATCTGCCAGCGTATTACTACGGAG GCTACGACGGTTCCATGAGCGAGTGGGATGATTATCCTAGATATCTAAATCCAGATGGAGTGGAGATTGCCCCA GCAGTATATGGCGATATTTATGGGTATGGGTATGCTCCTTATGGTGCATACTCTCCTGCCAGTTCCCCAGTTCCAACAGTTGATGGTCAGATGTTTGGTGCGCAGCATTATCAGTATCCAACTGCATATTTTCAGCCTCCTACACCAGTTCCTTCTTCCAATCAAGGCGACCTTCAGTCTTCTGTCAATCCTGAAAAACCAGCAGCTAAAGCTGACCCTGCCAAGCCTACCGCTAACGGTGTTCCTAATGGTACTGCTCACAGTAACAGCGGAACTGTACCCCTTGCGTCAAGCCACCAAAATTCATCACTGACGCCTGATGGAACTTATAGGGCACCCTTGCTAGGTGGAGTTCCTTCTGCTGGTTACCTGGACACAACATATGGGTATGACAGCACAGGAACACACTTTGCATGGTATGATGGCTCTGCTTATGCAAATGGACAGCAAAGAACAACTACAACTAATCATATGCCACCCTCGACTTTCAGTGGTAATGCTTCCTCAGCAAGAAATCAGACCAAGAGCTCCACGAATCAACAGATG GGTATGCAGAATCGAAGACCTACAACTACAGCAGGATCAGTGACGCCTACATATCCAAATAGGATGTATCCTAGCTCCCGACCTTACGCCCAGTATGGGAATTCAATAAAAACTGGTCTTCCTTACGGCAGTAACGGTTACGACTCCAGGATATATGGTCGATGGGGTCTTGGTATGGATAACAGGTACAGGCCTAGGGGCCGTGCTAATGGATACTATGGTTACGGCAGTGAGAGCCAGGATGGAACAATTGAGTTGAACAGAGGTCCTAGATCTGGACGTTTCAAGAACCAGAAATTATATGGTCATACAGTTACTATTGCTGTGAAAGGGCAGAGCCTTCCTTCTGATGAAAGCAAGAATGATAGTGCTGTACCTGATAGAGCACAGTTCAACAGAGATGAATTCCCTGTTCAATACGATGCTGCAAAGTTCTTTGTCATTAAATCTTACAGCGAGGATGATATCCACAAGAGTATAAAATACAATGTGTGGGCTAGCACCACCAATGGAAACAAGAAGCTTGATGCGGCTTATCAAGAAGCTCAGTCAAAGGGCTCTGCGTGCCCTATATTCTTGTTTTTCTCG GTGAATACTAGTGGCCAGTTTGTTGGTGTTGCTGAAATGACTGGTGCTGTTGATTTTGAGAAAACCCTCGAGTACTGGCAACAGGACAAGTGGAATGGTTCCTTCTCTGTTAAGTGGCACATTGTCAAGGATGTTCCTAACAATATGCTCAAGCACATCATTCTAGAGAACAATGAGAACAAGCCTGTCACGAATAGCCGTGACACACAAGAG ATACACCTTGAACAAGGCCTTCAGATGCTCAAGATATTCAAGGAGCATGTCAGCAAGACTTCCATCCTGGATGACTTTGCCTTCTATGAGAGCCGCCAGAAGTTGATGCAGGATAAGAGGGCGAAACAGCAGCAGATCCAAAAGCAG GTCTGGGACAGCAGGGCTCCCATTTCTGTCACAACTGGTGAGCAACAGCAGGAAGTTGCTAACGGGAAGCCAAAGCCATCTGTACCAAACGGGGTCAATGGAGAGGTGAAGGCTCCTACAGAGAACGGCGCTCCTCCTGCTGTTTCCTACGCTGCAAAGGTGGCCCAAACAGCAACCGAGAAGCCTGCTCTCGCCAATGGAGTTGCCAAGACCGGCTAG